The region CTGAATTTGATTTTAGGATGCAGCCAAGCTCAACCATGCAAAAAAAGCGTAAAACCAATCTTGCATGACGATGGATTCGTTCGCAAAAAAATTCCACACTTTCTGAGCGAACTTTGAGATTTATCTGGAAAAGTTCATCCCCCATTCAACGTTCTACCCTTTTcgattctataaaaaaacaaactaaCCCTCAAGAGATATAGGAGGCATCCCCTGGCTGGCTTTACGTTCAAGAAGCCACAAATGTCGAGTATTTATTCactttgatttcatttgaactCAGATTTATTTCCTTTCATTTTTAATAGCTATTAAAATAAGGAGTTccttcaagaaaattttttctatcTCAAATCCATTCAGAGATACAAGccgttgaacttttttttttcatctatttttatGAATTCTAAACAAGTTTGGATAATATGCATTTGAATTTTGGATGAAACTTCACTCAGATGATTTCCAATATTTCCATGTTTTTGATGAGTTCCCGCCCCTTATTGATGTAGTTTTCGGAGGTTGCAATATTAATTCTTCCAAATGATAATGGATCATGTGATCTGTTTCATATTTCCCGAATATAAATTGTAGCAGTTTTAAAATGCATTCGCCACTTCCGAAAACCTGTTTGTTATTGTTTTCTACTTGCTCTCAGCACGGAGAATTGAAATTGGTAAACATGTgtcattttagttttttttttctcgactACTTTGTTTGTTTCCATGTAAATCTAATAAACTACTCAGTAAGTTTGGTTCTAATGAAGGAGTAATTGTCGAGAGATtgaagcctttttcgaaaacaaagatgaatctttctacagaaaaggtattgtcAAGTTATAAGACCGTTGGAGTGACTCGGtcgaaattttaataaaaaatttgtttttactggttagtcctgggaaaataataataaattcaaatagttAGAGCTATCAGAAACCTCAACCAATCCAAACCCCTGAAGATTGCACTGGAATTACAAGTTCGAAACATGAACCCTTGAACCAAGTGCCAATCAGTGATTCGAGCTATCTCACTAACAAactgatatcgtttttcaattAAACTTTAATAGGTCTGCTTAATAACCGATTCGATAAGGAAACGAACGTTGTTTTAACGTTGAAAATGTAGTCCATTACTTTATAGGATCTCAAGACTATGCCATTAAAAGTGCAGTAAACCCGGATGTCAGCTACTTATAAAGCTTTTCTTGATGTTAATGAGACGCTGTCTTCTCGACTGAAACAATAGAGCTGGACAATTCTGCGAAATATCCAGGATTTGAGGCATTTGAGTGACATCTCCGATCACGCATACGTGatttcacaagatcttgaatTGTAAGATTGAAGCTGTTTCCTTAAGTTTACAATTATtgatgaagggtgtttttttagagctatagaactttaaatcgcAAAAAAACAAAggttggattattcgattgacatgaattttatttatccgcaagataatcttgtggcattacattttaaatatgatttctggcatatgaccgccacggctagctcggatgtagtccaatctggacgtccaattttcgatgactttttccaacatttgtggccgtatatcggcaataacacggcgaatgttgtcttccaaatggtcaagggtttgtggcttatccgcataggccattgactctacatagccccacagaaagtagtctagcggtgttaaatcacaagatcttggaggccaattcacaggtccaaaacgtgaaagtaGGCGGTacccaaacgtgtctttcaataaattgattgtggcacgagctgtgtgatatgttgcgccgtcttgttggaaccacagctcctggacatcgtggttgttcaattcaggaatgaaaaagttagtaatcatggctctataccgatcaccattgactgtaacgttctggccatcatcgtttttgaagaagtacggaccaatgattccaccagtccataaagcgcaccaaacagtcagtttttctggatgtaacggtgtttcgacatacacttgaggattagcttcactccaaatgcggcagttttgtttgttgacgtagccattcaaccaaaagtgcgctccatcgctaaacaaaataaaatggacgtagtgcgcgatacatattccgcacagaaccattattttcgaaatgaaattgcactatttgcaagcgttgttcaggctagagtctattcatgatgaattgccaaaccaaactgagaataaatcactggacagctgttaaatcggtcgccatctcgaacagtaatgccaacttaaagttatatacctcgaaaaaaaacacccgttgtaATACTCGTACacaaggctcattctaccactcgttcattcaaaaaaacgtgaaagaatatcaatgccatttgcacttgtattataaataactatttaagtaGAATATATTCTGTCTAATGAATAACAATATTCTTAAATTTTCCATTATCAACGTTAtttcaacgaaaaaaatttcaacatgaaaagaaaattctactggacaaaaataatattttttaaaactcGAGTTCACTGAAGCACCTAAATTACCAGCTTCAGTGAAAGAGTTGAATATGCTCACTTATGACCTCACTTTCCACTACATTCGTATATTCCAAATTGTAACTTCACCCGGAAAACTTCATCTCAAAGTTATTTCAGCGGCAACGTAACAAAATGGTACTGAATAGTTTAATTGCTTGTTTTCAGGAATGCTCTCTCGGACAGGTGGCCAAAATTGCCCTGTTTCCCTTTGCCAGAACTTCCAACCCCGTCTAATTTATTTTCCCGGCATATTTCCCAACTTTCCACGAACTTTAAATGGGTGCATTCTTAAATTGATTATTGTCTTCCTGATGCGATTAGGCAGTATGGTTTCTCGGTTTTATGAACCGATGCACTTTTGGAATAGTTGTAAAGTTGGTACCTCAGTGGAAAACTCAACGATTCGACACAACTTTCTTCTTCGAGCGTGAAAGCCGGGAAAATAGGAGTTTTCAGGTTTGGAAAAGTTGCTCTCGGAATATTTGACGGAAGAACTTTGAAACTTCTTCATCTAAGGCTTGTTAAGGTCCTTTGTTTTGGAGATATGTTATCTTGCACTTGTTACCACTGTTAGgtctcaaattgaaataaagggtgttgttttttagagctatggaactttaaattgcaatgaaacaacgatggattattcgattgacatgaatattatttatccgcaagataatcttgtggcattacattttaaatatcatttctggcatataatcgccacggctggctcggatgtagtccaatctggacttttcgatgactttttacaacatttgtggccgtatatcggcaataacacggcgaatgttgtcttccaaatggtcaagggtttttggcttatccgcatagaccaatgactttacatagccccacaaaaagtagtctaacggtgttaaatcacaagatcttggaggtcaattcacaggtccaaaacgtgaaattaggcggtcaccaaacgtgtctttcaataaatcgattgtggcacgagctgtgtgacatgttgcgccgtcttgttggaaccacagctcctggacatcatggttgttcaattcaggaatgaaagagttagtaatcatggctctataccgatcaccattgactgaaacgttctggccatcatcgtttttgaagaagtacggaccaatgattccaccagaccataaagtgcaccaaacagtcagtttttctggatgttacggtgtttcgacatacacttgaggattagcttcactccaaatgcggcagttttgtttgttgacgtagccattcaaacaaaagtgcgcttcatcgctaaacaaaataaaatggacgtagtgcgcgatacgtgttccgcacagaaccattattttgaaataaaattgccctatttgcaagcgttgttcaggcgtgagtctattcatgatgaattgccaaaccaaactgagaataagtcacttAACAGCTCTTAActcggtcgccatattgaacagtaatgccaacttaaagttatatacctcgaaaaaaaaacgcccGTTAGTAAaggctgaaatctaaaataaGCTTCGTACCTTTCCTGAaatctcgataattattgaaaatctttcagaaaattttctctgTTTCTtcctctagatacgcgcatccgttggcgcttcatcggcgaccaatCACCACGTTGAatcgacaaattaccgcgtctttgaaaattccactAGCgtaagcgtgcaaaatcgttgcaaggtactaaaaaaattgtgttgatagcgtcatcagaatcgagaaaaaatggtaaaagcACTGATATGAAGTCAGGAGTTTCTTAGCGCTTGTTCATTCAATGCAAACCGCAGAAACAAGGATGAAGCATCCTGAAGTCTGTGAATCTCGGAACATAACCGAATCGGAggatcaaataataaaaaaataataactccTGGAAATATCCACCATTTAAGGAATACAATTATTActttcttcttcaatttctgAGGGAGTACATAATGGAAGCTATACCCTCGGAGTTGTGCGCCTCACGACTGGAATAGATAATAGGAAGGTGGCCGTGACTGTAATATAGAAATCTCCGGGAACCCCTTACACGATGTTTGTCGGTAAGTCCTGACCTATCCCTGTTTTATCGATTAGATTAGGGATCTGCAACATGTGGCCATTCAGCTTTCACTCGCTATAGGCATGACtgctatttttcaaaattctgttATAAAGGGTTATTCATTTTGTGGTAAACGTGAATAAAGCACgctttcatttagaatatcaatcaaatattcataataCTTGGAcgttgttgaaaaaactggtcatcttttgaaccgaccacgaatcaatccaattttttacttcttcataagaccggaagtttggtcagccagaccgtgtgccattgatcgaaacaagtgatagtccgagggagcaacgtctggagattacggtgggtggggtaggacttccctttcaacgtttctaagtatgtcttgaccactttcgcaacatagggtcgagcattgtcatgctgtaaaatcactttatcatgtctctcgttgtattgtggcagtttgtctttcaatgctcggctcaaacgcattaattgcgttcgataacaatcgcctttgattttttcagttggttttaacaaatcataatacacaacgccaagctggtcccaccgaatactgagcatgaccttggaaccgtgaatattcggtttggccgtcgacgtggaagcatggtctggatatccccatgattttctgcatttgagattatcgtaatgaacccatttttagtatccagtcacaatgcgatgcagatatCCCTtgcgtctttgccttgcaagcagcagttcacaagcaaacaaatcgttcgacttcaactcgtacggcacccaatttccttgtttctgaatcattcacatgactatcaggcattttgaaatgtcttgttgcgttactcccaatgatcctttcaattcttgttgcatttgacacgagtcttgactaagttatgcctccaattctgcaacttcgaaaaaccttctctcctccaccgccatgctggtcttcgaagtcaaaatcaccgttcttgaagcgttgaaaccactctcggcacgttctttcactaaaagcggccttctcataggtatttgagagtattcgatgagcctcaggcACAGATTTCTTCAgattaaagaagaaaattaaaatctccctcaaatgacgagaatttggcttgtaagctgacaggtttaatcgagaataactttatgatgtagacacaaattgactaatattttgatgacgttatgttcacaaacacctgagctcattgtatgacatctacgatctatttattttgactaccacttacaATTACagtcatttattgcaaaacgtcggaagcaaagttgttcaccTTATAATTATCTCACtaaatttcactcaaatttaGAAGGATTTTTTTTACGATGGTTTTTTCAAACTTTCTTCCATATATTGTAATTCAACTCGATTTGTTCTGACAAAATCAGTGGTTTAAAGCTTTTGTCTGCGATTCCAAAGGTTCCAATTCACCAAAACAAGTTCCATTTAAAATGCATTCAACCAGATGATAGACGAATTTTCCGCTAAActttgttcaaaaaaaaaaaataacatctgttcaggaaatattcaatatcaagTTTGGGGACAGCCCACTTAAATAACAACTACATAAGCACGTAGTTAGAGGAAACAAATGGTGGCTAGACACATATGCAGCAAGTTAGCAGACGTGAAAACACTTAATGTACCTGAAAGTTTCAACCACGTCCATTATTTCCGCTAGAGGACAGATTTAACGGTTGAAAATATAAGAGAGGAGGAATTAGAGAAGGTCCCATACGTGGTCTACATGTGGAAtggtgaattttcaaaatttccatggaAATTTCACCTCCACGAAATTGTTGTATGTTGGGACGTGTTTTCGAATGGCAAACTATGAAAACTGAGACAGATGGTTCGGCAGGAACATTTCAAAACTAAATGTTATCATTATAAATAACaggttttccaatagatagagggagtaaacgcaatttttacatgtcccccacatggttaggttacgttgtcggattgtgatatattttcaaatccacaattttactacatcgttatgaatgtatattatattgaatgaaatatatttattttaatgattcccgattaaatatgcaaatttgaatatatggaatccgatatttttcctaattgtcgaatttgtaataagcagaatatttatattttctatatctaccggctgaaatccaaggtttggtagctttcgctctcctagtgtcattggttgtttcacgtcctttggcgcgcttgaagtttgttttctgaattactGATATATTtcggtatttatttcaacatattttgagttaatatgaaacgttgattcactatgggacataacaAGTGccttttttgtggagaaactcgcgaattgagtgaaatatcgtaacactgatatgttttcatttccgcgcgcttcctgtcaaatttgatagttcatgttggggacaaaatttgcttaatgaaaatgacatatgctccctccatctatgtttattactctgaggttttcATCAcaagaaaaaacaattatataaattccACTTTAGCAACCTCTATCTGAGAATCTCTCTGAGAATCTGAGGACATCCACGTGGTGGTTTGCCCTCTCGAACCCTCACAAgtaaaaaaaaaggagaaaatattAGTCggtttccttaattttttttcactatcTTACGTCAGAACAAAAAAATTGTGCTAGCCAGGACCGTAGCGTTACAAGGTGCACTAAATTCCAGACCTTTACGGTAGATTTAGCGAAAATTGATTATCCATAAAGGGATACGTCTGCACAACAAGTGAGGAGCAAAAAGACCAGGTCCATTTCTCCGATTCCCTCGAGCAACTTTAAACTCGAACTATCTACGTTCGGGGACAGAGTAATAAACGTTTTATGTGAGCGAAAAGATGACGGAAAAGTCTGCAAAGTTCGAGGTGATTGAAATGTAGTTTTTTTCTGCACCAAAATTGGCCCTCTTCGGACTTTTTCATCTGCATCAGTCTGCGACTGCCAGTGGCGGGGGACTTCATAGTCGTCGCACAATCTGGTTGGTTCGATTTGGTCAGGTTGGTAATAAGTTGAAGTTAATTTATAAGTTTTCTAACTATATACTTAAtagtacagggtgattcacagtAACCTGTCAGTTTTTCGAATGACCGGTGCACTATTttctgctattggttgttaatattaggccaatctgatgcacagatggcggtgctagtataaaatccatatgatttttagttagtaccaaccttcaaacgatacgtgtcaaaatttgactgcagtccgaccattagtttgtgagatattgagttgtgagtgtagctacttttgttatttgaaaaaagatggaaaaaaagaatttcgtgtgctgagaaaatattgctttttgaagggaaaaaatacagttgaagcaaaatcttggcttgatgaagagtttccgggatctgcaccaggaaaatcaacaatcattgattggtatgctaagtttaaacgtggtgaaatgagcaccgaagacggcgaacgcagtggacgcccaaaagaggctgtcaccgacgaaaaaatcaaaaaagttcacaaaataattttgaatgaccgtaaagtgaagttgattgagataacagacattgtgaagatatcatgtaaatgtgtacatcatatcattcacgaatatttgtacatgagaaagctgtgtgcaaaatgggtgccgcgcgagctcacaatcgatcaaaagcaacaacgtgttaatgattctcagcagtgtttgaagctgtttaagtgcaataaacctgaatttttgcgtcgatatgtgacaatggatgaaacatggctccatcatttcactccggagtccaatcgacaatcagctgagtggactgcacacgatgtaccgaatccaaagcgaggaaaaacacaacagtcagctggcaaggttatggtatgagtattctgggatgcgcaaggtataatattcattgattacctgcagaagggccagaccatcaacagcaattatcatttttagcgttattggattgtttttaatgatgaaATCGTTAGACCGTTAGACCATGAGGTCACGGTGCAATGAAACCCTCCTTAAAAATACAATGTACAACTCCAAATCCAGAAAAAGGTCCAGaaacaaatattataaaaatacaGGAAAGAATCcagaagaaaataattcagtAAAATAAACCAAAGAAGAAATCCTAAACAACctttttttgagggttttaacGTCTTTCTTGATAGAGTCAGGAAAGGAAGAAATAAATCTTATACCCCACACATGGCAATACATTGACATACAGATTCtaacaaatttcaatgaaatgagAAAACGACAAAAAAATTCGCCTACAGTTTTCGTTTTTTTCACTCTACATTTTCCGAGTCAACGAGCCGCCGCTGGCGAAAATAGCAACCGCAGATTTCTGAAAGCGGATTATTATAGAAACCGACAGAGGTCTATTGGGAAAACCCAAACAATCTTTTttcgcaattttttttaaatccacGTATACCCTTCGATCTCAAAGAAGCGAAATGAGTTGCAAGGCTAGTTTAGGGTGCCCGTCTAACAAAAAACGTAATTGAGTTTTCCATAGTCCTCAAACAGAAATTTTCCTGGGCCAACTATGGCAATTCCCGACAACTTCGTTATTATGAATTGGAGTTGATTAGGCAATTTTCCGCCGGAAAATTATCCAAGAATATCATTTTGGAATTTAGGAAAGGGAATGAATTAATTCTGGAGGGTTTCAAAAGCTCGTTGAGTTTTTTCTAATAACAAGGAATCGTTCTAGAGGAATTTTGATTAGATTTCAGATTTGTCTGATTCTTAGTTTCGATAAGAGAAAACTGAACCTACTTATTGCAACCTCAGAGTAAAAAACTTCGATAGAAGGatcatttttagtaagcaaattttgtccccaatatgaactatcaaatttgacatgaagagcgcggaaatgaaaatatatcaatgataagttatttcactcaattcacgagtttctccacaaagaacgcacttcttatatcccatagtaaatcgacgtttcatatcaactcaaaatacattgaaataaatacctcacatatatcagaaattcagaaaataaacttcaagcgcgccaaacgacgtgaaacaaccgatgacactaggagagcaaaagttgacaaaccttggatttcagcaggtagatacagaaaataatgaatattctgcttattataaatatcggattccaaatattcaaatttgcatatttaatcgggaatcactcaaataaattatatttcattcaatataaaatacattcataatgatatagtaaaattgtggatttgaaaatatatcacaatccgacaacgtaacttAACCATGTtcgggacatgtaaaaattgcgtatactccctctatctatgtttattactctatgattgcAACATAAAAAAAGGACCGAGTTAAGGTCGAgagatatttttattattgttatgagTTGATTGAAATTCTGATTTTAAATCTTATCTCATCAGAAAACCTGGACACTCACTCCCTGTTTCAATTCGGATGTTTTCCCTTGCGGTGTTTCATCTTGTGACcgctgatggaatcatcagtttggAAACTCAGTGGCCCCTGCCATATTCACCCAGCCTACTATAGCGGAGCAGTGCCATCTCCCAAGTTAGCAAAGAGTCACCgtaaattgattaaattttcatggaaaaaaccgAGTAACCATTATAAAAAGAGTCAGGTTCCCACAAATCCTCCCCTTTTTCGGCAACGTTGTCAGTTAGACAACCGAAAGTAATAATTCCCATTCTGGGAAAACTCGAATTTACCGGGAAAATATGGAATTTTCTCTTCATTAATCCCGTGAAAATACTTTCGACGTTTGACGAGGCCAAACAATTAAACGTTTTTGTGGCATGGAACTGCAAACGTCAACGTAATGTAAATATGGCCGTAGCCCTGACATCAGTCGTAATTTCCGGTTACAAGCCGCTGAGTGAATTTCGTGGCttggttgattttttcaattatcgcCGGTGGGAATTATCCTTTTCATAGTCGGAAggtttcgataaaaaaaaacttgaaagcttcgaattaattcgaataatgCATCAATAAGAGACAGATCTGTCAAAAAAGTATGTGAAAGAAATTTTAAGTAAATAAAGTTATATTCTTACACGATTCTATCTGATATAGTTAGTGATTTGGTGTTGTTGATGAGTTTTAAATTACGTTAGGTTAGGTTAACTTAGGTTAGACCAAATTTATGGTTTGTGGCCTAGTGTACTTTATGACTGTTTAACCGCAATAGGCAGTAACAGTTAAAATGTAGCAGTACTCAGTAACATTTAAAATGTAACAATAGTCAGTAACAGTTGAACTGTAGCGCAGTACTCAGTAACATTTAAAATGTAACAATAGTCAGTAACAGTTAAACTGTAGCGCAGTACTCAGTAACATTTCAAATGTAACAATAGTCAGTAACAGTTAAACTGTAGCGCAGTACTCAGTAACATTTAAAATGTAACAATAGTCAGTAAAAGTTAAACTGTAGCGCAGTACTCAGTAACATTTAAAATGTAACAATAGTCAGTAACAGTTAAACTGTAGCGCAGTACTCAGTAACATTTAAAATGTAACAATAGTCAGTAACAGTTAAACTGTAGCAGTACTCAGTAACATTTAAAATGTAACAATAGTCAGTAACAGTTAAACTGTAGCAGTACTCAGTAACAGTTAAAATTCTTTGTTGAATTAGAAGAACTTGCGACTATAGATCGATGTGATCAGTTGGGATGAAAAGTTCTGttttaataaaatttgattttattcttCAGTACAATTGCCTTCGAATGCGATGcaacaattatttatttattgagtctCTTACACTAACAAAATTGTTTCCTTACATTTCCTCATAACAGGCCACCGATGTAGAGCTAAACACCTCAATGCAATAAATTGTTATATTATACATAAAGGTATAACAATACAATAACGGCTAAATATAGCCTTTCTGTTACTCTTTTCTCGCATCTTttataaaaaacaattttttttaggatATTCCGCTGCAGCTCTGTTGGCAATCCTGCTCGCCTTACCCTTTGCTTGGAGGGTGCTTGTTCACAAGGACGAAGGACATTGGCTGGACGTTTTTCCTGCATTCTATTTTGCACACCTAGAACTTTCCTTGGGTAACGGTTGCTTGGGTGTAGGAGTGATGATGCTTCTGGCCTTGACCTTGGAAAGATACGTCAGCGTATGTCATCCAGGAAGAGCAAGGCCCATTCTTGGTAAGAAGAAGATTCTCATTGAATATacataataaagggtgttttatttagagctatagaactttaaattgcaataaaacaacgatggattattcgattgacatgaatttggatgtagtccaatctggatttccaattttttatgactttgtccaacatttgtggccgtatatcggcaataacacggcgaatgttgtcttccaaatggtcaagggtttgtggcttatccgcatagaccaatgacttcacatagcccctcagaaagtagtctagcggtgttaaatcacaagatcttggaggccaattcacaggtccaaaacgtgaaattaggcgaacaccaaacgtgtctttcaataaatcgattgtggcacgagctgtgtgacatgttacgccgtcttgttggaaccacagctcctggacatcatggttgttcaattcaggaatgaaaaagttagtaatcatggctctataccgatcaccattgactgtaacgttctggccatcatcgtttttgaagaagtacggaccaatgattccaccagcccataaagcgcaccaaacagtcagtttttctggatgtaacggtgtttcgacatacacttgaggattagcttcactccaaatgcggcagttttgtttgttgacggagccattcaaccagaattcatcgctaatggacgtagtgcgcgatacgtatttcgcacagaattattattctcgaaatgaaattgcactatttgcaagcgttgttcaggcgtgagtctattcatgatgatttgccaaaccaaactgagaataaatcacttgcggctgttaaatcggtcgccaccttgaacagtaatgccaacttaaagttatatacctcgaaaaaaaacaaccgttatattgaatttacatataTTATCATTCCTTCCCAGGCTCACCAATGCGTGCAGTTCTTCTGATACCAGTAGCAACCTTCATCCTCTACCTACCAAGTGCTTTCCGCAGCGAGGTACGTGTTTGCCATCTGCTGTCCCAAAACCTAACCATCTACCAACGCGTAGAAACAGAACTGATCAAGCATCCTCTGTACTGTTTCTACACCGTGGTCTTGGAGATCATCTTCAAGGTCATCCCCATCATCCTCTTGGCTACCCTCAATCTCAGGATTCTGGTCGTGTACAGAAGGTCCTGCGAGAAGAGAAGGAGAATGACCTTGTGCAGGACCACTTCGGGAGAGGAGGATCCCAGGAAGTTCGCTGAAGAGAGGCGTTTGGTCCTGTTGTTGGGATCTACCAGCATTCTGTTCTTGGTTTGTATCACGCCGATGGTGATACTGAACATCACCCTGTCTAGGGATAATCTGAACAAATATCCTTATCAAGTAAGTATCGAAGTGTTAAATCTGGCTTTGACAATTTGAGaattccatagagtaataaacatagatagaggaagtaaacgcaatttttacatgtccccaacatggttagattacgttgtcggattgtgatatattttcaaatccacaattttactatatcattatgaatgtattttatattgaatgaaatatatttatttgagtgattcccgattaaatatgcaaatttgaatatttggaa is a window of Harmonia axyridis chromosome 2, icHarAxyr1.1, whole genome shotgun sequence DNA encoding:
- the LOC123673861 gene encoding probable G-protein coupled receptor B0563.6 translates to MLYASQTPNVMTPCPNSTAPPEGAGGANATYLLLYAGEEDPRTDVLRRYCYGVALPSICLLGIVGNVFNLIVLTRRNMRGTAYIYMRGYSAAALLAILLALPFAWRVLVHKDEGHWLDVFPAFYFAHLELSLGNGCLGVGVMMLLALTLERYVSVCHPGRARPILGSPMRAVLLIPVATFILYLPSAFRSEVRVCHLLSQNLTIYQRVETELIKHPLYCFYTVVLEIIFKVIPIILLATLNLRILVVYRRSCEKRRRMTLCRTTSGEEDPRKFAEERRLVLLLGSTSILFLVCITPMVILNITLSRDNLNKYPYQVFRALANLLEVINYSITFYIYCLFSEDFRNTLLRTLHATSNPNAKGTMKQPPPTATTTITHPRSF